GCACTGCTGTGACCGTCCGCGGGATCGGGCGCGGTGCTGCCCCACTCCGTGGTGAAGGGGCCGTCCGGGCGGCCGTGGACGTCCCTTCGCAGGGTCTGGTCGACATCCTTCTGGAAGGCCGGGACCTGGTCCATCAGGGTCTGCGGGTCGACCTCGACGTCGGTGCCGCTGGCGTCCAGATAGTGCTGGATCAGGCCGGCGGCGTTCGGGTAGTCGTAGTAGGGGCTGGCGAAGGCCGCGCCCACGTTGTTGAGCTTGTTGCGGATCTCGTGGTCCCCGGGGTCCGGCTCCGCGATGTCGAACCTGCGGTTCTCGCTCTCGAAGTTGTGGATCGTGCCGAAGGCTATGCGCAGCCGCCGGGCCAGCCACTCGTCGTCCTCGGTCGCCCGGTCGAGCACCTCGGTGAGCTGCTTCTGCAGGCCGTCGGCGACGCGCTGGTGCTGCTCGTAGTTGCTGTGCACGTCCGGATCGTCGGGGTCGTCGACGACGCAGAACTCGATCGCGCCGTCGGCGCTGATCGTCATGCCGTGCTCCAGCGCCTGCCGTTGGATGTCCTGGGCCTTGAGCTGGTGCTCGCGCAGGCCCTTGGTGCCACCGGTGCCCCGGCCGCCGTCGGCCTCGGCGTCGATGTAGTCGCGCAGCGCCCGGACCTCCTTGTCCAGGGCGTCGATGTCCACCTGTATCAGGTCGCAGAACGCCTGTGCCCGCTCGCCCGCCTTGCCCTGCCAGTGGTCGCGGTGCAGTGGCTGGACCACGCCGTCGTGGAACTCCGTGCGCGCGTCCTTGATCTTCCGGTGAATGGCGTCCCAGTTGTCGCTGAACGTCTCCAGGGCGTTGACGTCGAGCTCCATGAGCTGGTGGAAGGTGACCACGATGCTGCTCCTCCGGCTCAGCGGAACGAATGCGGGGTGTGCGGGCCGGCGAACTGCGAGGCGGTCGCGATCTCGGTGCGGTCGTAGGCGTCCGCGCTGTCGCGGAAGTTCTGCGCGGCCGTGTCCAGACGCCCCGTGACGAAGGTGAGCAGGAGCTCCCAGCGGCTCTGCATGTCGGCGAGACTGCCGGCGAACGCCCAACCGGGTGCCGCCTTCGCGAGGTCACTGTCCGCGTCCTCGGCCGCGCCCCTGGTCCCGCGGATCAGTCGGGAGGTCGTGTCGCAGTCGTCGGCCCGGCCCCGGAGGAACGACGAGCTGACGCCGACATCCGGGTTACCGCCCCAGACCGGTGGCTGAGGTGACGGAGGCGTGGGCGATGGGTTGGGCGAGGGCGATGGCTGCGGCTCGGGCTCGCTCGGCGCCGCGGTGGTCACGGCAGGTGCCGGACCCTGGGCATAGGCCAGCCTCGGATCCACTGCTTGGCTCATCTCGCCGACTCCTCCAGAACCGGTCGCCCGGTACTCACCCCGTACGGAAGAAACGTTCTTCTGCACCCTAGTGGGTTCGTAGAGTCGGGGCATGGTGCGTACGGGGAAGTTCGATCTGGACGGTTACCTTCGGAGGATCGGATGGGAGGGGGAGCCGCGGGCCGATCCGGGGACCTTGCGCGGGGTGCATCTGGCGCATCTGCGGGGGATTCCGTTCGAGAATCTCGATGCCCTGCGGCGAGTGGCGCCCTCGCTGGAACTCGGGGATCTGGTGGCCAAGTTGGTGGACGGTCCGCGTGGGGGTTACTGCTACGAGCACAACACCCTGTTCGCGGCCGCGTTGGAGGCGTTGGGTTTTCGGGTGACCCGGCTGGCGGCGCGGGTGGTCGTGGGGGCGGATCGGGTCGAGAGCCGGCCGCGTACCCATATGGCGCTGCTGGTGGAGGTGCCGGGGGAGCCGGGGCCGTATCTGGCGGACGTGGGGTTCGGGGCGATCGGGGCGTTGCTGGAGCCGGTTCCGCTGGTCGCCGGTGCGGAGTTCGAGGGCGCCGGGCGGCGGCACCGGCTGGTGACCGTGGAGCATCCGGGGCCGCTGGAGCTGTGGGTGCTTCAGGCGTACGGCGAGGAGAAGGGCGGCGTCGCGTC
The sequence above is drawn from the Streptomyces sp. SLBN-31 genome and encodes:
- a CDS encoding arylamine N-acetyltransferase; this translates as MVRTGKFDLDGYLRRIGWEGEPRADPGTLRGVHLAHLRGIPFENLDALRRVAPSLELGDLVAKLVDGPRGGYCYEHNTLFAAALEALGFRVTRLAARVVVGADRVESRPRTHMALLVEVPGEPGPYLADVGFGAIGALLEPVPLVAGAEFEGAGRRHRLVTVEHPGPLELWVLQAYGEEKGGVASDGPWQAQYAFTLEPFEHADFEVVNWHIGTNPRSPFTQRLYVQSVNADRHLLLHGRTLTETRTDGAVRERELTDEGEARRLLEEEFGIVVPDGSALFG